Proteins from a genomic interval of Oceanispirochaeta crateris:
- the rsfS gene encoding ribosome silencing factor — protein sequence MLNKKGSDIWSGALNAVQEAKGINPVVLDLVDHCSWTDYMIVVTATSRIHLRGIYQKVLDLLKEDKHLFVRNGKGTKDENQWILMDCGSLVIQIQTAEAREYYDLEGVWFKAERLFTEEDYSSSSSSSSKS from the coding sequence ATGTTAAATAAAAAGGGCTCCGATATTTGGAGTGGTGCTTTGAATGCTGTACAGGAGGCCAAAGGAATCAATCCTGTAGTACTTGATCTGGTTGATCATTGCTCATGGACGGACTATATGATCGTTGTGACAGCTACGAGCCGGATACATCTAAGGGGTATCTATCAGAAAGTTCTGGATTTGCTGAAAGAAGATAAACATCTGTTTGTCCGTAACGGCAAGGGAACAAAAGACGAGAACCAGTGGATTCTCATGGATTGCGGTTCTCTGGTGATACAGATACAGACTGCCGAAGCCAGGGAGTACTATGATCTTGAGGGTGTCTGGTTTAAGGCGGAAAGGCTCTTCACTGAAGAAGATTACTCTTCTAGTTCTTCATCTTCTAGTAAATCATAA
- a CDS encoding LCP family protein has translation MKDKRSPDLSLLLLILIFLILAGLSLYILLTMKIDDYKEMVNDHKLINTIIIIEEEGVPIVTELYYYHPETKKGALLNIPEETGALIQSLNRVDRIDTLYNSEDPSYYLRQIALLTGIEPDFYLQIKTETLISLVDYLEGVEIFLPNSVLIQNDKTNILLPSGSVNLDGDKALDYLTYKIEGESTEDRIKREHELIMGLLKKINNLYSPRFSESFIEYIYPEINTNLDDKSLDSFLHEMVSLEVDRVVFQQVLGTSRKVDSQILYFPHYDGKLLRETVKQMQDSLSDFDVLKDEKLVVSLEIQNGTSRNGLASRTAQVFKSYGYEIASVKNADSSRYDNTVILDKKGDPAAAQRVANLIKCQRIHTDVDQNRDETVDIIIILGKDFDGRYVK, from the coding sequence ATGAAAGACAAACGTTCTCCAGACTTATCGCTGCTGTTATTGATCCTGATTTTTCTGATTCTGGCTGGATTATCCCTCTATATTCTTCTCACTATGAAGATTGACGACTATAAAGAGATGGTGAATGATCATAAACTGATCAACACGATTATCATCATTGAAGAAGAGGGTGTTCCCATCGTCACAGAGCTCTATTATTATCATCCGGAAACTAAAAAGGGTGCCCTTTTGAATATTCCAGAAGAGACAGGAGCCCTCATTCAGTCCCTGAACAGGGTGGACAGGATTGATACTCTTTATAATTCTGAAGATCCCTCCTATTACCTCAGGCAGATTGCCTTGCTCACGGGAATTGAACCGGATTTTTATCTGCAAATCAAGACAGAAACACTCATCAGCCTTGTGGATTATCTGGAAGGTGTAGAAATATTTCTTCCCAATTCTGTTTTAATTCAGAATGATAAAACTAATATCCTTCTTCCCTCGGGAAGTGTGAATCTTGATGGCGACAAGGCTCTGGATTATCTGACTTATAAAATTGAAGGGGAGTCAACAGAAGACAGGATTAAACGGGAACACGAATTGATCATGGGGCTCCTTAAAAAAATCAATAATCTGTATAGCCCTCGTTTTTCAGAGTCATTTATAGAGTATATATATCCTGAAATTAACACGAATCTAGATGATAAATCTCTGGATTCCTTCCTCCATGAGATGGTTTCTCTAGAGGTAGATCGTGTTGTATTTCAGCAGGTTTTGGGTACCAGCAGGAAGGTTGATTCTCAAATTCTCTATTTTCCACACTACGATGGTAAGCTTTTGCGGGAAACGGTGAAGCAAATGCAGGATTCTCTATCGGATTTCGATGTACTTAAAGATGAAAAACTGGTAGTGTCACTGGAAATACAGAATGGTACGTCGCGTAACGGTCTGGCCAGTAGAACGGCTCAGGTCTTCAAAAGTTACGGTTATGAAATAGCCTCTGTAAAAAATGCTGATTCTAGCCGATATGATAATACGGTTATTCTGGACAAGAAGGGAGACCCCGCTGCTGCTCAAAGGGTCGCGAATCTTATCAAATGTCAGAGAATCCATACAGACGTTGACCAGAATAGAGATGAAACAGTAGATATAATCATTATATTAGGAAAGGATTTTGATGGACGATATGTTAAATAA
- the yqeK gene encoding bis(5'-nucleosyl)-tetraphosphatase (symmetrical) YqeK, which produces MLSKSRWEHSLRTADYAVFMADHYGLPHETVRLAALAHDLAREKPADIIVKWALLDQNTLSEYHLAHPVLLHGFASAWYLREHFALTDDSLLNAVRYHTTGHPDLDASGLIVFAADYMEPGRTHLTDLTRKNLLILSLEELVLAILDAMKLHLVSKGLDLSPDSRELSHRLKKRYNHGL; this is translated from the coding sequence ATGCTCAGCAAGTCCCGTTGGGAGCACTCCCTTAGGACGGCTGACTACGCTGTTTTTATGGCCGATCACTACGGCCTCCCTCATGAAACTGTACGATTGGCAGCACTGGCTCATGATTTAGCGAGGGAAAAACCGGCGGACATAATTGTAAAGTGGGCTCTTTTAGACCAGAATACCCTGTCCGAATATCATTTAGCCCATCCTGTGCTGCTTCATGGTTTTGCGTCTGCCTGGTATTTGCGAGAGCATTTTGCTTTGACAGATGATTCTCTATTGAATGCCGTCAGGTATCATACAACGGGCCATCCGGATTTAGATGCATCTGGATTGATTGTTTTTGCTGCGGATTACATGGAACCTGGAAGAACACATTTGACAGATCTTACAAGGAAAAATTTGCTCATCCTCTCCTTGGAAGAACTGGTTTTGGCCATATTGGATGCCATGAAGCTTCACCTTGTCAGTAAGGGGTTGGACCTTTCTCCTGACAGCAGGGAGTTGTCTCACAGACTCAAGAAAAGGTACAATCACGGTTTATGA
- the nadD gene encoding nicotinate (nicotinamide) nucleotide adenylyltransferase: protein MRLVMLGGTFNPPHLGHLKIAEAVRQEFGYEKLVLVPSFIPAHKDIEGGVSFHKRKIMTELSIRDREFAFVSDCEYRRKGVSYSIDTIRYLKQEYTEGEKPGLVIGDDLVGGFVRWHEAEHLAEEADIIICHRGDPKDLDFPFPHRYFQNTIYNVSSSEIRTLLKQGEDVSSYLVPSVLEFIHTQGLYGV, encoded by the coding sequence ATGAGGCTTGTCATGCTGGGGGGGACGTTTAATCCTCCTCATCTGGGACATCTGAAAATTGCAGAAGCTGTCCGGCAGGAATTCGGGTATGAAAAGCTTGTTCTTGTCCCTTCCTTTATTCCGGCACACAAGGATATTGAGGGCGGGGTAAGCTTTCATAAACGGAAGATCATGACCGAACTGTCTATCAGGGATAGAGAGTTTGCCTTTGTTTCTGACTGTGAATACAGGCGGAAGGGTGTCTCCTATAGCATCGATACTATCCGGTATCTTAAACAAGAATATACAGAAGGTGAGAAGCCGGGTCTTGTTATCGGAGATGACCTTGTTGGTGGTTTTGTTCGCTGGCATGAAGCTGAACATCTAGCGGAAGAAGCGGATATCATAATCTGTCATAGGGGAGATCCGAAAGACTTGGATTTTCCATTTCCACATCGATACTTTCAAAATACAATATATAACGTTTCATCATCGGAAATCCGAACACTTCTTAAGCAGGGTGAAGATGTCTCTTCTTATCTGGTACCCTCCGTTTTAGAGTTTATTCACACACAGGGACTCTATGGTGTGTGA
- the obgE gene encoding GTPase ObgE — MQGFIDETRLEVYSGDGGAGSVSFRREKYVPQGGPDGGDGGRGGNVVFQVRNNLKTLSHLNHKHTYRAENGQSGRGKRMHGKDGESVIITIPPGTLIKDYQTGDIIKDFSDNQDGEEWAFLQGGNGGQGNWHFRTSRKQTPRFAQPGMPGEYAEIKLELNLIADIGFVGFPSVGKSSLLKALTNANPKVASYPFTTKIPNLGMLRLGEKDIVLADIPGIIEGASHGLGLGFKFLKHISRTAGLAFLIDLGEPDFEDTYAKLLVELEAYNPELLEKQRLLVGTKIDLEDSSDNLKKLQDLYPEEHVIAVSVFSREGLDELKLAMLKMAT; from the coding sequence ATGCAGGGTTTTATAGACGAAACTCGACTCGAAGTGTATTCCGGAGACGGAGGCGCTGGTAGCGTCTCTTTCCGGAGAGAAAAATATGTTCCTCAGGGCGGGCCGGACGGTGGTGATGGCGGTCGTGGGGGCAATGTTGTTTTTCAGGTTAGAAATAATTTGAAAACGCTATCTCATCTCAATCATAAGCATACATACAGGGCCGAAAATGGTCAGTCTGGAAGAGGCAAGCGCATGCATGGTAAAGACGGAGAATCCGTCATTATCACCATCCCTCCAGGGACTTTGATTAAAGATTACCAGACTGGCGATATCATTAAAGACTTTTCTGATAACCAGGATGGTGAAGAATGGGCTTTTCTTCAGGGTGGCAATGGCGGACAGGGTAACTGGCACTTCAGAACTTCTAGAAAGCAGACTCCTCGATTTGCCCAGCCGGGTATGCCAGGTGAGTATGCCGAAATAAAACTGGAACTGAATCTCATTGCCGATATCGGTTTTGTAGGCTTTCCAAGTGTTGGAAAATCCAGTTTGCTGAAGGCTTTAACCAATGCAAACCCCAAGGTTGCGTCCTATCCTTTTACGACGAAAATTCCAAATCTAGGAATGCTTCGTTTAGGTGAAAAAGACATTGTCTTGGCAGATATTCCTGGTATCATAGAAGGTGCTTCCCATGGGTTAGGACTTGGTTTTAAGTTTTTAAAACACATTTCCAGAACTGCTGGTTTGGCCTTTCTTATCGATCTTGGTGAACCGGATTTTGAAGATACTTATGCTAAACTGCTGGTTGAACTGGAAGCATATAATCCTGAACTTCTTGAAAAACAGAGACTCCTTGTGGGAACCAAAATAGATCTTGAGGATTCAAGTGATAACCTGAAGAAATTGCAGGATCTATATCCTGAGGAGCATGTCATTGCTGTTTCTGTTTTTTCCAGAGAAGGTCTGGATGAGCTGAAGTTGGCCATGCTGAAAATGGCTACCTGA
- the rpmA gene encoding 50S ribosomal protein L27, which yields MAHKKGGGSSKNGRDSNAQRLGVKRFGGQVVKAGEILVRQRGTKIHPGENVGIGKDDTLFATEAGSVLFHDNKGKKRVSIVASGE from the coding sequence ATGGCTCATAAGAAAGGTGGAGGAAGCTCCAAAAACGGAAGAGATTCCAATGCTCAGAGACTGGGTGTGAAACGATTCGGTGGTCAAGTAGTAAAAGCCGGAGAAATTCTTGTTCGTCAGAGAGGAACTAAGATTCATCCTGGTGAAAATGTAGGTATTGGTAAAGATGATACTCTTTTTGCAACAGAAGCGGGAAGTGTTCTTTTCCATGATAACAAAGGCAAGAAAAGAGTATCTATTGTCGCATCAGGCGAATAG
- a CDS encoding ribosomal-processing cysteine protease Prp, which yields MIRIVLTFRDSGQLQTLTSRGHANRTTNLPSEACAAVSVLLRTAARLFSHTDGLSIVGKADKPGHLELDVKDVPTQHQEWFRGAVDMLMLGLRDLQEEYPDSIQIRTDVRKR from the coding sequence GTGATAAGGATTGTTCTAACCTTTAGGGATTCCGGTCAATTACAGACCCTGACATCCCGAGGTCACGCGAATAGGACAACAAATCTGCCCAGTGAAGCCTGTGCTGCTGTCTCGGTTCTTCTGAGAACGGCCGCCAGGCTCTTCAGTCATACCGATGGTTTAAGTATCGTTGGAAAGGCTGATAAACCGGGGCATCTTGAACTAGATGTGAAAGATGTTCCCACACAGCACCAAGAGTGGTTCAGAGGTGCTGTAGACATGTTAATGTTAGGGTTGCGGGATCTCCAAGAGGAGTATCCCGACAGCATTCAAATCAGAACAGACGTGAGGAAACGATAA
- the rplU gene encoding 50S ribosomal protein L21: protein MYALVEIKGKQYKAEKGAVLLVDKFDNQAGDKVEFDSVLLISGEGDTKVGSPYVDGAKVTAVVKSNVKDKKVVVFKFKRTKGYRRTQGHRQNYTLLQVEDILGA from the coding sequence ATGTACGCACTTGTAGAGATCAAAGGTAAGCAGTATAAAGCTGAGAAAGGTGCTGTGTTATTAGTTGACAAATTTGACAATCAGGCCGGTGACAAAGTGGAATTTGATTCCGTGCTTCTTATTTCAGGTGAGGGAGATACGAAAGTTGGATCCCCTTATGTGGATGGAGCAAAAGTTACAGCCGTTGTTAAAAGTAATGTCAAAGACAAGAAGGTAGTTGTTTTCAAGTTTAAGAGAACAAAAGGCTACCGGAGAACACAGGGTCACAGACAGAATTATACTCTGCTTCAGGTAGAAGATATCCTGGGCGCTTAA
- the argS gene encoding arginine--tRNA ligase, with translation MDKQKKQWQIILSEALKKAAIEKGLHQTDFIEKIIVEQPPRPELGDLAFPMFPFAKDFRTAPPAIAASVVAAIREDAPGRAETAGPYVNIFLDRAAVVSALVGDVQAHGESFGHSRHLADQKVMVEFSCPNTNKPLHLGHLRNDAIGESVSRILAACGAEVQKVNLINNRGVHICKSMLAYQKFGNGITPESSGKKGDHLVGEFYVKFNKWSKEDETAEAQAQDMLIRWEQGDEEVTALWEMMNKWTIDGIAETYKNTNISFDRYYYESDTYLSGRDEVLKGLENGVFYKDKDGSIRLDLSEIGMDTKVMLRSDGTSVYMTQDLGTAIARHKDFPFDRLIYVVGAEQVYHFQVLFHALKKLGYSWADMLYHLSYGMVNLPEGKMKSREGTVVDADDLLRQLSSMASDEIRIKDRAEAVGDVEDTGQKIALAALHYFLLQVSPYKDMVFNPKESLSFNGNTGPYLQYMSARISSMLNKYEGLKAEYAGIEEDFSLLTSDVEWELVKSLSSFPDIVRTAATDLNPSIVACHLYDIAKNFSRFYNDCPILGVDNKALTVGRIALSRAVLQVLKNGFKLVNIPFLSKM, from the coding sequence ATGGATAAACAGAAAAAACAGTGGCAGATTATTCTGTCAGAAGCCTTGAAAAAGGCAGCAATTGAGAAAGGACTTCATCAGACTGATTTTATAGAAAAAATCATAGTAGAACAGCCTCCCCGCCCTGAATTGGGTGATCTGGCATTTCCAATGTTTCCCTTCGCAAAAGATTTCAGAACAGCTCCTCCCGCAATTGCAGCCTCTGTTGTTGCAGCTATCAGGGAAGATGCTCCGGGCCGGGCTGAAACAGCTGGTCCTTACGTTAATATATTTTTAGACCGCGCAGCCGTTGTTTCCGCATTAGTTGGCGATGTTCAAGCTCATGGTGAATCCTTTGGGCATTCCCGTCATCTGGCTGATCAGAAGGTCATGGTCGAGTTCTCCTGTCCAAACACCAATAAACCACTTCATTTAGGACATCTTCGAAACGATGCCATTGGAGAAAGTGTCTCCCGCATTCTAGCCGCATGCGGTGCAGAGGTGCAGAAGGTGAATCTTATCAATAACAGAGGGGTTCATATCTGCAAATCAATGCTGGCTTATCAGAAGTTCGGCAATGGAATCACTCCGGAGTCCTCCGGCAAAAAAGGAGATCATCTCGTTGGTGAATTCTATGTGAAATTCAACAAGTGGTCCAAGGAAGATGAAACAGCCGAAGCTCAGGCTCAGGATATGCTTATCAGATGGGAGCAGGGGGATGAAGAAGTCACGGCTCTCTGGGAAATGATGAACAAATGGACCATCGACGGCATAGCAGAAACATACAAAAATACAAACATATCCTTTGATAGATACTATTATGAGAGCGATACATATCTCTCGGGAAGAGATGAGGTCCTCAAGGGGCTGGAAAACGGAGTCTTTTACAAAGATAAAGACGGCAGTATTCGTCTGGACCTTTCAGAGATCGGGATGGATACTAAAGTCATGCTCCGTTCCGATGGAACATCTGTGTATATGACTCAGGATTTGGGAACAGCCATTGCACGTCATAAGGATTTTCCCTTTGACAGACTCATCTATGTGGTGGGCGCCGAGCAGGTATATCATTTTCAAGTCCTGTTTCATGCGCTAAAGAAATTAGGCTACTCCTGGGCCGACATGTTGTATCACCTTTCCTATGGGATGGTGAACTTACCGGAAGGGAAGATGAAATCTCGAGAAGGGACAGTCGTCGATGCGGATGATCTTTTAAGGCAGCTTAGCAGTATGGCAAGCGATGAAATCCGCATCAAAGACCGGGCTGAGGCCGTTGGGGATGTAGAAGATACAGGTCAGAAAATAGCTTTGGCAGCCCTGCATTATTTCCTTTTGCAGGTTTCTCCCTATAAAGATATGGTTTTCAATCCGAAGGAATCTCTCTCCTTTAACGGGAATACAGGGCCTTATCTGCAGTATATGAGCGCAAGAATCAGCAGTATGCTGAATAAATATGAAGGCTTGAAAGCTGAATATGCCGGTATAGAAGAGGATTTCTCTCTCCTCACCAGCGATGTTGAATGGGAACTTGTCAAGAGTCTCAGTTCTTTTCCTGATATTGTCCGTACTGCGGCAACAGATCTTAACCCTTCCATCGTCGCCTGTCATCTCTATGATATTGCGAAAAATTTCAGCCGTTTTTACAATGACTGTCCTATTTTGGGAGTGGACAATAAGGCTTTGACAGTGGGAAGAATTGCCTTATCCAGAGCGGTTCTGCAGGTTTTAAAGAATGGATTCAAACTTGTGAATATTCCCTTTCTCAGCAAAATGTAA
- a CDS encoding DUF5312 family protein has translation MGKDNVFDSLVKDLSSEERRKMIEKLDENIHISREPLDLRVENEVVQTIEQEYKALFWLDKFIVFFKSLFLAKDKLEITKKIVIKRIARQVSQISPEFFDIKNHAITGEFCNLIIDLSNSVDFIRNPLTVCFEIDKNQFYSLMGQLEFPQIHQELSQNINPWEHSSRHPSQDIHSIRRNLTENLEACLSKISREDRLKMMEMTRTLNHMYQLSTYPFKQIVSQFPDSVDGTLMSASFSGLSSPLTELGSILKSFINPPSLKLLEAVFLLYYSLAGRNTGDSLEDLVSQGISRCDTLFEKIREFNKSVPFSDLLKVINEDPFFQISDRSGGEDWFYFFRQYWQDALNEQFRLFNREKVLEEAGNELLRYWDLNSLSFINGYGPTEKSAIFSYSMASLNTFFLHNYQKKLYYPMKIILVDGNFYKKSNRDEYDKMFQVLVKIGDRIKWFENSLLPDGDSGRKMRDVSHEFKDDKAESDRQIMKLKIGVNRDALMVLEDSLHCLFTMGKLMNGIVLGNGGSYDTLSNFSELGGRNNEELRQSVTEAADDIHKISHSLQDIINLEKEKMEEYIKEMNEQ, from the coding sequence ATGGGTAAAGATAATGTATTTGACAGCCTTGTTAAAGACCTTTCTTCCGAAGAAAGGCGAAAAATGATTGAAAAATTGGATGAAAATATCCATATTAGCCGAGAACCACTGGATTTACGCGTTGAAAATGAGGTAGTTCAAACCATAGAGCAAGAATATAAGGCATTGTTTTGGTTAGATAAGTTCATTGTTTTTTTTAAATCATTGTTTTTGGCTAAAGATAAGTTGGAAATCACCAAAAAGATAGTGATCAAGCGTATCGCTCGACAGGTATCACAAATAAGTCCTGAGTTTTTTGATATAAAGAACCATGCCATTACGGGTGAATTCTGTAATTTGATCATTGATCTCTCAAATTCAGTTGATTTTATAAGAAATCCTCTCACAGTCTGTTTTGAGATTGATAAAAATCAGTTTTATTCCCTAATGGGGCAACTCGAATTTCCACAAATACATCAGGAACTGAGTCAGAATATCAATCCTTGGGAACATTCCTCCCGACATCCATCTCAGGACATTCATAGCATAAGGCGAAACCTTACGGAAAATCTGGAGGCTTGTCTTTCTAAGATCAGCCGTGAGGACCGATTGAAAATGATGGAAATGACCCGGACTCTCAATCACATGTATCAGCTTAGTACCTATCCTTTTAAGCAGATTGTCAGCCAATTTCCAGATTCGGTAGATGGAACGCTTATGTCTGCCAGTTTTTCAGGGCTGTCTAGTCCTTTGACTGAGCTGGGTAGTATTTTGAAATCATTTATAAATCCTCCATCCCTTAAGTTGTTGGAGGCCGTTTTCTTGTTGTATTACAGCCTGGCCGGCAGAAATACAGGGGACTCTCTGGAAGATCTTGTTTCTCAGGGTATTAGCCGTTGCGACACTCTTTTTGAAAAAATACGGGAATTTAATAAATCTGTTCCGTTTTCAGATTTGCTCAAAGTCATCAATGAGGATCCCTTTTTTCAAATTTCTGACAGAAGCGGAGGAGAAGACTGGTTTTATTTCTTCCGTCAGTATTGGCAGGATGCCTTAAATGAACAGTTCAGGCTGTTTAACCGTGAGAAGGTTCTCGAAGAGGCAGGGAATGAACTATTGCGTTATTGGGATCTCAATAGCCTTTCCTTTATAAATGGTTACGGACCGACCGAAAAATCAGCTATATTTTCCTATTCAATGGCATCATTAAATACATTCTTTTTGCATAACTATCAGAAAAAGCTCTATTATCCCATGAAGATTATTCTGGTGGATGGTAATTTTTACAAAAAGAGCAATCGCGATGAATATGACAAGATGTTTCAGGTTTTAGTCAAAATAGGGGACCGGATTAAATGGTTTGAGAATTCCCTCCTTCCCGACGGTGACTCCGGGAGAAAAATGAGAGATGTTAGTCATGAATTCAAGGACGACAAGGCCGAGTCCGATCGCCAGATCATGAAGCTTAAAATTGGTGTCAACCGAGATGCCCTGATGGTTCTTGAGGATTCTCTTCATTGCCTTTTTACGATGGGAAAGCTGATGAATGGAATTGTTTTGGGAAATGGCGGCAGTTACGATACCTTGTCTAACTTTTCAGAATTGGGGGGGCGCAACAATGAAGAGCTCCGTCAGAGCGTGACCGAAGCAGCCGATGATATTCATAAAATATCTCATTCACTACAGGATATAATCAATCTTGAAAAAGAAAAAATGGAAGAATATATAAAAGAAATGAATGAGCAGTAA
- the cimA gene encoding citramalate synthase yields the protein MGKSEIAVFDTTLRDGTQGTGINFTLKDKLEIAEKLDDFGIDYIEGGFPLASEKETAFFKEIQKLNLKHSKICAFGSTRKPGIHASQDAHINALLQAETPTVVVVGKSWDAHASEVLQTSLDENLNMIHDSITYLKSEGREIIFDLEHFFDGYLNNQAYALKVLQTASDAGADCLVLCDTNGGTLPQAVIVAINNLKTRNLAPLGVHFHNDTATAVASSILAVEAGAVHVQGTINGWGERVGNANLCAIIPNLILKMKKEVYCSTKLKDLTKLSRFTAEKANIIPEKNQAYVGETAFTHKAGQHADVLAKAEHLMEHMDSSLIGNSRKILLSELAGKSTIVRKLSKYGDFDKKSEIVSKLTETLKKKEMDGYEYEAAEASFDVIMRKALGKYTPLFELQNYHIESYKTMQSKSKTVGRLFLNVSGVEHMGAAVGEGPVDTLNASVRDALIPSFPFLKNIHLSDYRVRVLNPEEATAAKVRVFITFTDNNKTWDSVGVSENIIEASWEALLDAINFYYNNFILEE from the coding sequence ATGGGAAAATCTGAAATTGCAGTTTTTGATACGACATTACGGGATGGAACTCAGGGAACAGGTATCAACTTTACCCTGAAGGACAAACTTGAAATTGCGGAGAAGCTGGATGATTTTGGAATTGACTATATTGAAGGAGGATTTCCTCTGGCATCCGAAAAAGAAACTGCCTTCTTCAAGGAAATCCAGAAACTGAATCTCAAGCATTCTAAGATTTGCGCCTTTGGATCAACGAGAAAGCCCGGGATTCATGCATCACAGGATGCACATATCAATGCTTTGCTTCAGGCCGAAACCCCGACAGTTGTCGTCGTCGGGAAATCATGGGACGCGCATGCAAGCGAAGTGCTTCAAACAAGCCTGGATGAAAATCTAAATATGATTCATGACTCTATTACCTATCTTAAAAGCGAAGGCCGGGAAATCATTTTTGATCTAGAACACTTTTTTGACGGCTACTTGAACAACCAGGCCTATGCTCTCAAAGTTCTTCAAACCGCTTCGGATGCCGGGGCCGACTGCCTTGTTCTTTGTGATACCAATGGTGGAACACTGCCCCAGGCTGTCATTGTTGCAATCAATAACTTGAAAACGAGAAATCTGGCTCCTCTGGGAGTGCATTTCCATAACGATACTGCAACGGCTGTTGCCTCATCCATACTGGCTGTGGAAGCTGGAGCCGTTCATGTCCAGGGAACCATCAATGGCTGGGGAGAGAGAGTGGGAAATGCCAACCTCTGTGCTATCATCCCCAATTTGATTTTAAAGATGAAAAAAGAGGTTTACTGCAGTACAAAACTCAAGGACCTGACGAAACTATCGAGATTCACAGCTGAAAAGGCAAACATTATACCCGAAAAGAACCAAGCCTATGTGGGAGAAACAGCCTTTACCCACAAGGCAGGGCAGCACGCAGACGTTTTAGCTAAAGCTGAACATCTTATGGAGCATATGGACAGCTCTCTCATAGGGAACTCCAGAAAGATACTTCTATCTGAGCTGGCTGGTAAATCCACCATTGTCAGAAAGCTTTCAAAATATGGAGACTTTGACAAAAAATCCGAGATTGTTTCCAAGCTGACTGAGACTCTAAAAAAGAAAGAGATGGATGGTTATGAATACGAAGCGGCTGAGGCCTCTTTTGACGTCATAATGAGGAAGGCGCTGGGCAAATATACTCCACTTTTCGAGCTACAGAACTACCATATTGAATCTTATAAAACAATGCAAAGCAAGAGTAAGACGGTGGGCCGGCTCTTTCTAAATGTAAGCGGAGTGGAACACATGGGAGCGGCAGTGGGCGAAGGTCCTGTAGATACACTCAATGCCTCTGTCAGGGATGCACTGATTCCTTCATTCCCCTTTCTGAAAAATATTCACCTTAGCGACTATAGGGTCCGTGTATTAAATCCTGAAGAAGCCACAGCGGCCAAGGTTCGGGTTTTCATAACCTTCACGGACAACAATAAAACCTGGGATTCTGTTGGAGTATCAGAAAACATCATTGAAGCCTCCTGGGAGGCTCTTCTGGATGCGATCAATTTTTACTACAACAATTTCATATTAGAAGAGTGA